The Nomia melanderi isolate GNS246 chromosome 3, iyNomMela1, whole genome shotgun sequence genomic interval TATCGTTGTTTAACATAGCccttttctaatttatttgaaaacattcgaaGGGCACTGACATTTCATTCGTATACagtataattctaatattacaaataaatgttataagaaCTGGCAACATACATAGCGATTGAAGTAAAATCGAATATCTAGTGTGCCACAATGTAGAGCTACAAGAGATTAAAACTTAGTGATACTAATCATAAAAAGTAATgataaactattaaattttgCTTAATATTTACTGTCAGTAATAAATAGTACAGAAAAACATTTGTCATAGAACAAATATTTGTTCATGTAGTAGGACGACGTTGGATGATGTGTATCGACATTACATTCCACGTAAGAAAATGAGTACAATGCAAGGATCTAAGGATGATAACCTCGAAGAATTTGATGGTGAAGTTACGGGTTATGCGATGCAGGCGCCATTGCCATCTGGCAAAGTAGGCTACTACGAGGAGCCAAGTGAAGACGATGGTAAAAATGCacttgaaattgattttatattaaccaattaactgcgttcgacgagtacacgcttcattttttgattttaccCCGCGCaagacgagagatttttgaaactaaactccacagttcACAGGTTAATACAGACGTCAACACAAGTCaacaaattgttttttatattaatgatattaacacATAGCTTAAgacaatggattatttattattcatttattggaCAGATCACATGATTTCGTCCTCTTCTGGACACAATATTTATTATGGTCACTCTTATGGTCACGGAAACGAACCGTACCTACACCACAGCGAAGTTTATCCCGCTATACACGAAGAACATTATTATCCAACAACTCATTATCATGAACACGAGGAAGAGTATCACAAACCGTATTATTATAAAGGGAAAGGAGGCGATCTTTCAGTAAAGGATTTCTTTGAAATTGCACTCACTGCTTTAGCGTTTCTAGCGTTCGGATTATTTCTTATCCAATTGTTGATGAACGCTAtggtaaaatatacaatatggCTTCGTTCGATTGTCGATAGGtctaagtaaattattattttataatctctaatttattgttttttagaACTCTATGAATACGACTATGCCTACAGTAGTAACAACCGCTAGACGCTCTAAGAGAAATATCGCGGGTTTACCGTTATATTATAAGAGCAACGaggaattgaatgaattatcTTACAGCGTTCTGAGATCAATTGAAGGCGCTCTTGTCGCTGATTTCGATTCTGGTAACTGTCTTCGCAGAATTTTATGCGAGAACAATCATCACTCTACACAAACCAAGGATGCTCGTAAAATTTGGGTCCCTGTTTGGAGGTAAATCATTACAGAATCAgtatgaataaattcaatttttggtAATGTGAAAAAATACTAACGCGCAATTTTATACAAGAATATAAGATTGTTACGTTAAGTTCGACGAGTCGCCAGTAATCCTCAATCCTTTCATGCATATAGATACTATTTACAAAgagaataaaacaataatttctttCGTCCTCAATGCGTTAATTTCAGTGATCTTTAATACcaattttattgatataattatcTTACATAATTCCTACAACGTGAATCTtgtgaattttgtttaaaatttgattgcgTGCTTTCTGTTATTCTTATCATTTTATAACATGCTTACAACATGTAACATTTATTAGTAAACTTCATTGTAAAAATTCTCATTATTCGCCATACTTAGTAAAAGAGGTATATCGAAATGTATTCACTTCAGTTactttaaactgtataaaaatatagacaAATATAATAACTGAGAATGATTTACTTTTAGCTTAGGAATGAGTTGGGCGTCTGGCAGAGTAATGAAAGGATCGCCGTGGTCGTCAATGTTGGATTCTCTAAAAGCCTCTATCCTGGGTTTGGGCAGAGTAGACTGTGCTTCCTTGTATCCTGATTGCAATCTTAAGAGGGAAAGGATTAAAAGGATTCGAAGACGCCGAAGATAATTCATCACTACTTTTTCACAAAATTGTTCAGTTCTTACAGTACTTATTACTCTTAGAACAGTTActcaatttttaaatacttattaGTATTCACAAAGCTTTTTGACTTCACCTTGCTTCAATATTTGCTGCTTGTAATGTATCTAGATCTCAAACAgaatatataacacaatatctgtaat includes:
- the LOC116429291 gene encoding uncharacterized protein LOC116429291 gives rise to the protein MLASLKMSFVERIQRIVFLSLISSMVCAIVGQQCFDDGNEFCIDENDILSVDLLPGSFLFPDQQAAKNTSTASEDKVVDGSINDALSNMGYHRKKMNEYLCHGYMATEIVKLMSTPRVKRRLGSSDNNEFRNLADDDNVTVHDKLLADEGSLKYKNWLQRRTTLDDVYRHYIPRKKMSTMQGSKDDNLEEFDGEVTGYAMQAPLPSGKVGYYEEPSEDDDHMISSSSGHNIYYGHSYGHGNEPYLHHSEVYPAIHEEHYYPTTHYHEHEEEYHKPYYYKGKGGDLSVKDFFEIALTALAFLAFGLFLIQLLMNAMNSMNTTMPTVVTTARRSKRNIAGLPLYYKSNEELNELSYSVLRSIEGALVADFDSGNCLRRILCENNHHSTQTKDARKIWVPVWSLGMSWASGRVMKGSPWSSMLDSLKASILGLGRVDCASLYPDCNLKRERIKRIRRRRR